Proteins from a genomic interval of Fusarium oxysporum Fo47 chromosome I, complete sequence:
- a CDS encoding superoxide dismutase has product MRTQAIVAVLFSALAGQVIGQDDPHDAPRVNDNPIGVKYKATLPKEPFFKDAAIDGNVKGFIQAEAPSDGHGVQFKVQFSNLPKEGGPFTYHIHVEPVPDNGNCTATLAHLDPFARGEEPPCDPEKPASCQVGDNSGKHGKITSDPFTADYIDYYASTKEGIGAYFGNRSFVLHYANKTRLTCANFVNLNPGVIDSNFTAPAYLPTPTETVNPETNTPTPSGTGTGTGTGTGTGGKPISTETSVVSPNGASSATLPINLALAGVFALILAM; this is encoded by the exons ATGCGCACTCAAGCTATCGTGGCCGTCTTATTCTCGGCGCTTGCCGGACAGGTTATTGGCCAGGATGACCCTCACGATGCTCCCAGAGTCAACGACAACCCTATTGGTGTCAAATACAAGGCTACCCTTCCCAAGGAGCCTTTCTTTAAAGATGCCGCAATCGACGGCAATGTGAAGGGGTTTATCCAGGCTGAAGCTCCGAGTGATGGACACGGCGTCCAGTTCAAGGTCCAGTTCAGCAACCTTCCCAAGGAGGGAGGTCCCTTCA CATACCACATCCACGTTGAACCTGTTCCCGATAATGGCAACTGTACCGCCACTCTCGCCCATCTCGACCCTTTCGCTCGTGGCGAGGAGCCTCCCTGTGACCCTGAGAAACCTGCCTCTTGTCAGGTTGGAGACAACAGTGGAAAGCATGGAAAGATCACCAGCGACCCCTTCACAGCTGACTACATCGACTACTACGCCTCGACCAAGGAAGGTATCGGGGCCTACTTTGGCAACCGGTCCTTTGTTCTTCATTACGCCAACAAGACCCGTCTGACATGCGCCAACTTTGTTAACTTGAACCCGGGTGTTATCGACTCGAATTTCACTGCCCCAGCTTACCTCCCTACTCCGACTGAGACTGTCAACCCTGAGACGAACACTCCTACTCCATCaggcactggcactggcactggcactggcactggcactggcgGCAAACCTATTTCTACTGAGACTAGCGTTGTTAGTCCCAACGGTGCCTCGTCTGCTACGCTCCCAATCAACCTTGCTCTGGCCGGTGTCTTTGCTCTCATTCTTGCGATGTGA
- a CDS encoding heterokaryon incompatibility protein-domain-containing protein: protein MRLINTHTFQLEFYPGGSRRYAILSHVWGDDEVTFQDVASGDPEEALHLERYSKLRESCRMARSLKLDYLWIDTCCIDKSSSAELSEAINSMFRWYAESTICIAFLEDVPSSESEEEQRKTFATSRWFTRGWTLQELIAPGKVIFYGQGWQRLGSRSELKEDIKSVTGIDYELLDATHHMAEIRQSQLGEFSVAQKMFWAAGRETTRPEDIAYCLLGIFDINMPLLYGEGQVKAFKRLQEEILKSTDDESIFAWRQPRYRVEGKTYWSLLANSPSAFDLGQTSKDLNGLVPRRSKYLSLRSGSSMSMTNRGLDLELPLTPFPIDTSGTIFLAFLNCEFRRGQTSINPAILLQRAAWDRNSHFVRIRPDILALSMMNSIILPDELLNMIRSGQKDVLQEAIPRQIFVPHNTPDLRYLKGVIFRPEMKGLAKESRMVVRVRSRSPTWQYFVDARSGPSTTPESYEINFDLAPGPSLGSLQASIVLGVLELDLGSSDSMQCLVMGLEPLPPNPFQTMPLYFLPWYAFEEQTWIAKQDFSRVLDKTQRRLEWRVPDIVTAKLGIESRYSSLFYSLTLEIENSRKVNTWF from the coding sequence ATGAGACTCATAAACACACATACTTTTCAACTTGAGTTTTATCCTGGCGGATCGCGTCGATATGCCATCCTATCCCATGTCTGGGGTGACGATGAGGTCACTTTTCAAGATGTTGCTTCAGGTGATCCCGAGGAAGCGCTTCATCTTGAACGCTATAGCAAGCTGCGCGAGAGCTGTAGAATGGCACGCTCTTTGAAGTTGGATTATTTATGGATAGATACTTGCTGTATCGATAAAAGCAGCAGCGCCGAGCTTTCGGAAGCTATCAACTCGATGTTTCGTTGGTATGCTGAATCGACCATCTGTATCGCCTTTCTTGAAGACGTTCCCTCCTCAGAGTCTGAAGAGGAACAGAGAAAGACATTTGCAACCAGTCGTTGGTTTACCAGAGGCTGGACACTTCAAGAGCTCATCGCACCGGGAAAGGTCATTTTCTACGGACAAGGCTGGCAGCGGCTGGGTAGCAGATCTGAGCTCAAAGAAGATATAAAGAGTGTCACTGGGATTGATTATGAGCTTCTCGACGCAACACATCATATGGCGGAGATCAGGCAAAGTCAGCTTGGTGAGTTTTCAGTCGCCCAGAAGATGTTCTGGGCTGCTGGGCGCGAAACAACGAGGCCAGAAGACATCGCTTATTGCTTGCTGGGTATATTCGATATTAACATGCCTTTGCTCTATGGGGAAGGTCAAGTCAAAGCTTTCAAGCGGTTACAAGAAGAGATTCTTAAATCTACCGATGATGAGTCAATTTTTGCTTGGCGGCAGCCTCGATATCGGGTCGAAGGAAAAACGTATTGGAGCCTTCTTGCAAACAGCCCTTCAGCTTTCGATCTCGGCCAGACCTCAAAAGATCTCAATGGCCTGGTGCCTAGGAGATCCAAATACCTATCACTTAGGTCAGGAAGTTCAATGTCTATGACAAACCGTGGACTGGATTTAGAGCTTCCATTAACGCCGTTCCCAATCGATACGTCAGGGACCAttttcttggccttcttgaactGCGAGTTTCGAAGAGGCCAGACATCTATCAACCCGGCTATCCTCCTTCAGAGGGCAGCGTGGGACAGAAACTCACATTTTGTGCGAATTCGACCAGACATATTAGCGTTGTCCATGATGAACAGCATCATTCTTCCCGATGAACTCTTGAACATGATACGAAGTGGTCAAAAAGATGTTTTGCAGGAGGCCATTCCACGACAGATCTTCGTACCACATAACACCCCGGACCTACGATATTTGAAGGGTGTGATATTTCGCCCAGAGATGAAGGGCCTTGCAAAGGAGAGTAGGATGGTTGTCAGAGTGCGTTCACGATCACCAACATGGCAATATTTTGTCGATGCTCGAAGTGGCCCCTCGACCACGCCAGAATCATATGAGATTAACTTTGACCTAGCACCTGGTCCTTCACTTGGATCATTACAAGCATCCATAGTTCTGGGAGTGTTGGAACTTGACCTAGGCAGCTCAGATTCCATGCAGTGCTTGGTCATGGGATTAGAGCCCTTGCCTCCAAACCCTTTTCAAACGATGCCTCTTTACTTCTTACCGTGGTACGCATTTGAAGAACAGACTTGGATTGCAAAGCAGGACTTTTCAAGAGTTCTGGACAAAACACAGCGAAGGCTGGAGTGGAGAGTTCCAGATATCGTGACGGCGAAACTTGGAATTGAGAGCAGGTATTCGAGTTTATTCTACAGTTTGACTCTGGAGATTGAGAATAGCCGGAAAGTCAATACCTGGTTTTGA